In the Mycolicibacter sp. MU0102 genome, one interval contains:
- a CDS encoding DUF732 domain-containing protein, with the protein MKSTTLAAAVLGLAVTLAAPAHADPDTDFARELHTYGIYGPRDYNAWLGKIVCERLDKGVDGDAAKSVRFITPNLQKGTNQAQAWQFLGASVHTYCPDKRPVLERAAQQG; encoded by the coding sequence ATGAAATCGACGACCCTCGCCGCAGCGGTCTTGGGCTTGGCCGTGACCCTCGCAGCACCCGCTCACGCCGACCCCGACACCGATTTCGCCCGAGAACTGCACACCTATGGCATCTACGGCCCCCGGGACTACAACGCCTGGCTGGGCAAGATCGTCTGCGAGCGGTTGGACAAGGGCGTCGACGGCGACGCGGCCAAGTCGGTCCGCTTCATCACCCCCAACCTGCAAAAGGGAACCAACCAGGCGCAGGCCTGGCAGTTCCTTGGCGCCTCGGTCCACACCTACTGCCCGGACAAGCGGCCGGTGCTGGAGCGCGCAGCACAGCAAGGCTGA
- a CDS encoding ABC transporter substrate-binding protein codes for MSACGSDDDALTFFFAANPEEAEARMRIINAFGREHPDIRVRTILAGGDPTQQMSTFCAGGKCPDVLMAWEFNYAGLADRGVLLDLNTLLDRDRRFAAALRADSIPALYETFGFNGGQYAFPEQWSGAFLFYNAKIFAEAGVPPPPGRWDTPWTFDEFLATAAALTRRSGNGRVTQWGFVDTWSPPYSAALFGMNNGVPWAVPRVNPTHLNFDDDDFLAGIQFYADLSNVHRVAPAAADTQSISTMGLFTAGNAAMALGGHWRYQTFVQAEDLDFDVAVLPTGPAAAAKGMAARSAIGSTGLAIAADSRHREQAWEFLKFAAGPVGQSLIGESGLFVPVLRSAIDTPGFTAAHTGIRNLAVLTGGPAHSEGLPISPDWQKVHALMDRAIGPVLRGKRPAATLKTGLAPQIDEVLATA; via the coding sequence ATGTCGGCCTGCGGCAGCGACGACGACGCACTGACCTTCTTCTTTGCGGCCAACCCCGAAGAAGCCGAAGCCCGGATGCGGATCATTAACGCGTTCGGACGCGAACACCCCGACATTCGGGTGCGCACGATTCTGGCCGGCGGCGACCCGACCCAGCAGATGTCGACGTTCTGCGCCGGCGGGAAATGCCCGGATGTGCTGATGGCGTGGGAGTTCAACTACGCCGGACTTGCCGACCGCGGCGTGCTGTTGGACTTGAACACTCTGCTGGATCGGGATCGGCGGTTCGCGGCGGCGTTGCGCGCCGACAGCATTCCCGCGCTCTACGAGACGTTCGGCTTCAACGGCGGCCAGTACGCGTTCCCGGAGCAGTGGTCGGGTGCGTTCCTGTTCTATAACGCCAAGATCTTCGCCGAGGCCGGTGTGCCGCCACCGCCGGGCCGCTGGGACACGCCCTGGACGTTCGACGAGTTCTTGGCCACCGCCGCCGCACTCACCCGGCGGTCCGGCAATGGCCGAGTCACCCAGTGGGGCTTTGTCGACACCTGGTCGCCGCCGTACTCCGCAGCGCTGTTCGGCATGAACAACGGGGTGCCGTGGGCGGTGCCGCGGGTCAACCCGACCCACCTGAACTTCGACGACGACGATTTTCTCGCCGGGATCCAGTTCTACGCGGATCTGTCCAACGTGCATCGGGTGGCGCCCGCCGCCGCGGACACCCAGTCGATCTCCACCATGGGCCTGTTCACCGCGGGCAATGCGGCGATGGCGCTCGGCGGGCACTGGCGCTACCAGACCTTCGTTCAAGCCGAGGATCTGGATTTCGACGTGGCGGTGCTGCCGACCGGTCCGGCTGCCGCGGCCAAGGGTATGGCGGCTCGATCCGCCATCGGCAGCACCGGTCTGGCCATTGCCGCCGACAGTCGCCACCGGGAACAGGCTTGGGAATTCCTCAAATTCGCGGCGGGCCCGGTAGGACAGTCGCTGATCGGGGAGTCCGGCCTGTTCGTACCGGTGCTGCGCTCGGCGATCGACACACCCGGATTCACCGCCGCGCACACCGGGATCCGCAACCTTGCGGTGCTGACCGGCGGCCCGGCGCATTCCGAAGGCCTGCCGATCTCCCCGGACTGGCAGAAGGTCCACGCCCTGATGGACCGCGCGATCGGGCCGGTACTGCGCGGCAAGCGGCCCGCGGCAACGCTGAAGACCGGCCTAGCACCGCAGATCGACGAAGTGTTAGCCACCGCATGA
- a CDS encoding YhgE/Pip domain-containing protein, which translates to MLAGMSLGTDLKRYSRGTMPRLALITIIVLPLLYGAMYLWAFWNPFAAIDKIPVALVNEDTGAVVSGEQLHAGDEVTRALIDSKQLDLHQVSESEAVKGVSDGTYYFSITLPSDFSTAVVSPAGPHPQKAQIQFRFNDANNYLASVMGQNAAREVLNEVSSKVGQQVIGTALTQVTDEVKNAADGAGQLSDGSKTLADNMGTARDGSAALADGIRQLNHGVQRATDPLLKVTDDLANMGFDPNAAGAAAASLSGNLKTVSDRIASLNVNYQQAAGIVNQVVDALRGNPDPAVRGLGDTLAGAQRLLDVEGLDPATDEGLNQLRANTQQLENDLANPNSGLRTFMTHALDGGLRSDVVALRDGATALVAGANQLSDGLVQLTDGSNQLKDGAAQLASGLGEADQRASTITDQQRVDVSAILASPVGVDMDFTHHAATFGTGFAPFFLPLALFIGSLIVWMLLTPLQTRAIVNGVGALRVVLASYWPALLLGVCQVLLMYTVVHFGVGLQARHAAGMVAFLALIAASFLAMIQAFNAVLGVAVGRVFTLAFLMFQLVSSGGVYPVETTAKPFQILHPYDPMTYAVNGLRQLTVGGIDERLWTSVAVLAGILVVSLIASSWAARRDRQFTLERLYPPIEV; encoded by the coding sequence ATGCTCGCCGGAATGTCACTGGGCACCGACCTCAAACGCTATTCGCGCGGCACCATGCCGCGGCTGGCCCTGATCACCATCATCGTGCTGCCGCTGCTCTACGGGGCGATGTATCTGTGGGCGTTCTGGAATCCGTTCGCCGCCATCGACAAAATCCCGGTCGCCCTGGTCAACGAGGACACCGGCGCCGTGGTCTCGGGTGAACAGTTGCATGCTGGTGACGAGGTCACCCGGGCGCTGATCGACTCCAAGCAGCTCGATCTGCATCAGGTGTCGGAAAGCGAAGCCGTCAAAGGTGTTTCCGACGGAACCTACTACTTCTCGATCACCCTGCCGTCGGATTTCAGCACGGCGGTGGTGTCCCCGGCGGGCCCGCATCCGCAAAAAGCACAGATCCAGTTCCGGTTCAACGACGCCAACAACTACCTGGCCTCGGTCATGGGGCAGAACGCCGCCCGCGAGGTGCTCAACGAAGTGAGCTCCAAGGTCGGCCAGCAGGTGATCGGCACCGCACTGACCCAGGTGACCGACGAGGTCAAGAATGCGGCGGACGGAGCCGGCCAACTCTCGGACGGCTCAAAAACGTTGGCCGACAACATGGGCACGGCCCGTGACGGTTCGGCGGCGCTCGCCGACGGAATCCGCCAGCTGAATCACGGTGTCCAACGGGCGACCGATCCGCTGCTCAAGGTGACCGACGACCTCGCCAACATGGGCTTCGACCCGAATGCCGCCGGTGCGGCCGCCGCCAGCCTCAGCGGCAACCTCAAGACGGTCAGTGACCGGATCGCGTCGCTCAACGTCAACTACCAACAGGCTGCCGGGATCGTCAACCAGGTGGTAGACGCCTTGCGCGGCAACCCCGACCCGGCGGTACGCGGGCTCGGTGACACCCTCGCCGGCGCCCAGCGGCTGCTCGATGTCGAGGGACTGGACCCGGCCACCGACGAGGGCCTGAACCAGCTGCGCGCCAACACCCAACAGCTGGAGAACGATCTGGCCAATCCCAACAGCGGGCTGCGTACCTTCATGACCCACGCCCTCGACGGCGGTCTCCGGTCGGATGTGGTCGCGCTACGCGACGGGGCCACCGCGCTGGTAGCCGGGGCGAACCAGCTCAGCGACGGGCTGGTCCAACTGACCGACGGCAGCAATCAGCTCAAGGACGGCGCCGCCCAACTGGCGTCGGGGCTGGGCGAGGCCGACCAGCGCGCATCGACCATCACCGACCAGCAACGCGTCGACGTCTCGGCCATCCTGGCCAGCCCGGTCGGGGTGGACATGGACTTCACCCATCACGCAGCCACCTTCGGCACCGGGTTCGCCCCGTTCTTCTTGCCGCTGGCACTGTTCATCGGCTCGCTGATCGTGTGGATGTTATTGACCCCGCTGCAGACTCGCGCCATCGTCAACGGCGTCGGCGCTCTGCGGGTGGTGCTCGCCTCGTACTGGCCGGCCCTGCTGCTGGGGGTGTGCCAGGTCTTGCTCATGTACACGGTGGTGCACTTCGGGGTGGGGCTGCAGGCCCGCCACGCCGCGGGCATGGTCGCCTTCTTGGCGTTGATCGCCGCGTCGTTCCTGGCGATGATCCAAGCGTTCAACGCCGTGCTCGGTGTGGCCGTCGGCCGGGTGTTCACCCTGGCCTTCCTGATGTTCCAGCTGGTGTCGTCCGGCGGGGTGTATCCGGTCGAGACGACGGCGAAACCGTTTCAGATATTGCATCCCTACGACCCGATGACGTATGCCGTCAACGGGTTACGCCAGTTGACCGTCGGCGGTATCGACGAGCGGTTGTGGACATCGGTGGCCGTGTTGGCCGGGATCCTGGTGGTATCACTTATTGCCAGCTCCTGGGCTGCGCGCCGAGATCGTCAGTTCACCCTCGAACGTCTCTACCCGCCGATCGAAGTCTGA
- a CDS encoding aconitate hydratase gives MAADSNLDSFGTRGQLSVDDTTYQIRRLDRVDGSARLPYSLKVLLENLLRNEDGRLVTAEQVDAMAAWDPSAAHGREIAYTPARVLMQDFTGVPCVVDLVAMRDAISELGGKTTRINPLCPTELVIDHSVIADVFGRTDAFAVNAELEFERNAERYQLLRWGQQAFDDFSVVPPDTGICHQVNLEYLARVVFTRDSADGPLAYPDTLVGTDSHTPMVNGLGVLGWGVGGIEAEAAMLGQPMSMLIPPVVGLKLTGELQPGTTATDLVLTVAELLRATGVVGKFVEFFGPGVANVPLANRATIGNMSPEYGATCAIFPIDHVTCDYLRLTGRSEHQIKLVEAYAKEQGMWHDPDREPVYSQTLELDLSSVEPSIAGPKRPQDRIPLRLAPHTVAALLDGAETTAQALSDLDKASAASFPASDPIAFGESQSEGRPREQWDGGDKLPWRTDAKPIELADGTHTEIDNGDVVIAAITSCTNTSNPSVMVGAALLARNAVDKGLSRKPWVKTTLAPGSRVVTDYYERAGLTPYLDKLGFNLVGYGCTTCIGNSGPLIPEVSKAVVDNDLTVCSVLSGNRNFEGRIHPEVRMNFLASPPLVVAYALAGTLRVNLLTDPLGTGSDGEPVYLRDIWPTTDEIAAVVDDNLQAEMFTTSYADVFTGDDRWRSLDVPDTDTFSWAPDSTYVRQPPYFDGMTRDPAPLTDITGARVLAKLGDSVTTDHISPAGSIRYDSPAGKYLSEHGIERKDFNSYGSRRGNHEVMIRGTFANVRLRNQLAPDTEGGFTRDFTQPDGPVSTIYDASVNYLAAGTPLVILAGKEYGSGSSRDWAAKGTVLLGVRAVLAVSYERIHRSNLIGMGVLPLQFPDGADADSLGLTGEETFDITGVTALSDSIPDTVHVQAGDIAFDATVRIDTPGEADYYRHGGIMQYVLRQLLD, from the coding sequence ATGGCCGCAGACAGCAATCTCGACAGCTTCGGAACCCGGGGCCAACTGAGCGTCGACGACACCACGTATCAGATTCGACGGCTCGATCGCGTCGATGGCTCGGCGCGACTTCCCTACAGTCTCAAGGTTCTGCTGGAAAACCTGCTGCGCAACGAAGACGGCCGGCTGGTTACCGCCGAGCAGGTCGACGCGATGGCGGCCTGGGACCCGAGCGCCGCGCACGGCCGGGAAATCGCCTATACGCCGGCGCGGGTGTTGATGCAGGACTTCACCGGGGTGCCGTGTGTGGTCGACCTGGTCGCGATGCGCGACGCGATCTCCGAGCTGGGTGGCAAGACCACCCGCATCAACCCGCTGTGCCCCACCGAGCTGGTGATCGACCACTCGGTGATCGCCGACGTCTTCGGCCGCACCGACGCGTTCGCGGTCAACGCCGAGCTGGAATTCGAGCGCAATGCCGAGCGCTATCAGCTGCTGCGCTGGGGCCAGCAGGCATTCGATGACTTCTCCGTGGTGCCGCCCGACACCGGCATCTGCCACCAGGTGAACCTGGAGTACCTGGCGCGGGTGGTGTTCACCCGCGACAGCGCCGACGGACCGCTGGCTTACCCCGACACCCTCGTCGGCACCGACTCGCACACCCCGATGGTCAACGGACTCGGCGTCCTGGGCTGGGGAGTCGGCGGGATCGAAGCCGAAGCGGCCATGCTTGGTCAACCCATGAGCATGCTGATCCCACCGGTGGTCGGCCTGAAACTGACCGGCGAGCTGCAGCCCGGCACCACCGCCACCGACCTGGTCCTGACCGTCGCCGAGCTGCTGCGCGCCACCGGGGTGGTCGGCAAGTTCGTCGAGTTCTTCGGTCCCGGGGTGGCCAACGTCCCGCTGGCGAACCGGGCCACGATCGGCAACATGAGCCCGGAATACGGGGCCACCTGCGCCATCTTCCCGATCGACCACGTCACCTGCGACTATCTGCGCCTGACCGGCCGCTCTGAGCATCAGATCAAGCTGGTGGAGGCCTACGCCAAAGAGCAGGGCATGTGGCACGACCCGGATCGAGAACCGGTCTACTCGCAGACGCTGGAATTGGATCTGAGCAGTGTGGAGCCGTCGATCGCCGGCCCCAAACGGCCGCAGGACCGCATCCCGCTGCGGTTGGCCCCGCACACCGTCGCTGCGCTGCTCGACGGCGCCGAAACCACCGCTCAGGCCCTGTCGGACCTGGATAAGGCGTCGGCGGCATCGTTCCCGGCCAGCGACCCGATCGCTTTCGGCGAATCCCAATCCGAAGGCAGGCCGCGGGAGCAGTGGGACGGTGGCGACAAGCTGCCCTGGCGGACCGATGCCAAGCCAATCGAACTCGCCGACGGGACCCACACCGAGATCGACAACGGTGACGTGGTGATCGCCGCGATCACCTCGTGCACCAACACCTCGAACCCCTCGGTGATGGTCGGCGCGGCACTGCTGGCCCGCAACGCCGTCGACAAGGGTTTGTCGCGCAAGCCGTGGGTGAAGACCACCCTGGCGCCCGGGTCGCGGGTGGTCACCGACTACTACGAGCGGGCGGGCCTGACGCCCTACCTGGACAAGTTGGGCTTCAACCTGGTCGGCTACGGCTGCACCACCTGCATCGGCAACTCGGGACCGCTGATCCCAGAGGTGAGTAAGGCCGTCGTCGACAACGATCTGACCGTGTGTTCGGTGCTGTCGGGCAACCGCAACTTCGAGGGCCGCATCCACCCCGAAGTCCGGATGAACTTCCTGGCGTCCCCGCCGCTGGTGGTCGCCTACGCACTGGCCGGCACTCTGCGCGTCAACCTGCTCACCGATCCGCTGGGCACCGGCAGCGACGGCGAACCGGTGTATCTGCGCGACATCTGGCCCACCACCGACGAGATCGCCGCCGTGGTCGACGACAACCTGCAGGCCGAGATGTTCACCACCAGCTACGCCGACGTCTTCACCGGCGACGACCGCTGGCGTTCCCTGGACGTCCCCGACACCGACACCTTCTCCTGGGCACCGGATTCCACCTACGTGCGCCAGCCGCCGTACTTCGACGGCATGACCCGTGACCCGGCGCCACTCACCGACATCACCGGCGCCCGGGTGCTGGCCAAGCTCGGCGACTCGGTCACCACCGACCACATCAGTCCGGCCGGATCCATCCGCTACGACTCACCCGCCGGAAAGTACCTGTCCGAGCACGGAATTGAGCGCAAGGACTTCAACTCCTACGGCTCGCGGCGCGGCAACCACGAAGTGATGATCCGCGGCACCTTCGCCAACGTGCGACTGCGCAACCAATTGGCACCCGACACCGAGGGCGGCTTCACCCGCGACTTCACCCAGCCGGACGGTCCGGTCAGCACCATCTACGACGCGTCGGTGAACTACCTCGCCGCCGGCACTCCCCTGGTGATCTTGGCCGGTAAGGAATACGGATCCGGCTCCTCACGCGACTGGGCCGCCAAGGGCACCGTGCTACTCGGTGTGCGGGCGGTGCTGGCGGTGTCCTACGAGCGCATCCACCGGTCCAACCTGATCGGCATGGGCGTGCTTCCGCTGCAGTTCCCCGACGGCGCCGACGCAGACTCGCTGGGCCTGACCGGTGAAGAGACCTTCGACATCACCGGGGTGACCGCACTGAGCGACAGCATTCCCGACACCGTGCACGTCCAGGCCGGCGACATCGCATTCGATGCGACGGTGCGCATCGACACCCCCGGCGAGGCCGACTACTACCGGCACGGCGGCATCATGCAATACGTACTGCGCCAATTGCTCGACTGA
- a CDS encoding ABC transporter ATP-binding protein yields the protein MASVTFDSVTRHYPGADRPALDTLDLAVADGEFMVLVGPSGCGKTTTLRMLAGLEPVDAGQIYIGDRNVTATDPGHRDIAMVFQNYALYPHMTVAQNMGFALKVAKTPKAEIRARVAEAAQLLGLAELLARKPKDLSGGERQRVAMGRAIVRRPQVFLMDEPLSNLDAMLRVQTRNQIAELQRRLGITTVYVTHDQVEAMTMGDRVAVLRDGVLQQCAPPRELYRTPANVFVAGFIGSPAMNLFAVSVVDGAVSLGGYHIGVPREISSAATQLVVGIRPEHLQIADRGIAVEVDFVEELGADTNLYGTTVDPQTSQSVVARVPGNTEVRRGARLSLGFDVTDLHFFGADGARIG from the coding sequence GTGGCTTCAGTGACCTTCGACTCGGTGACCCGGCACTATCCGGGCGCCGACCGCCCCGCCCTGGACACGCTGGACCTCGCGGTCGCCGACGGCGAGTTCATGGTGCTGGTCGGGCCGTCGGGTTGCGGCAAGACGACCACGCTGCGGATGCTGGCCGGCCTGGAACCCGTTGACGCCGGTCAGATCTACATCGGCGATCGCAATGTCACCGCAACCGACCCCGGCCATCGCGACATCGCCATGGTGTTCCAGAACTACGCCCTGTATCCGCACATGACCGTGGCGCAGAACATGGGTTTCGCCCTCAAAGTCGCCAAGACCCCCAAAGCCGAGATCCGCGCCCGGGTGGCCGAAGCCGCCCAGCTGCTGGGACTGGCCGAGCTCTTGGCGCGCAAGCCCAAGGACCTCTCCGGCGGCGAACGCCAACGCGTCGCGATGGGCCGCGCGATCGTGCGCCGTCCGCAGGTTTTCTTGATGGACGAGCCGCTGTCGAACCTGGACGCCATGCTGCGGGTACAGACCCGCAACCAGATCGCCGAACTGCAGCGGCGACTGGGAATCACCACCGTCTATGTCACCCACGATCAGGTAGAGGCCATGACGATGGGGGATCGCGTCGCGGTATTGCGCGACGGGGTACTGCAGCAATGCGCGCCGCCGCGCGAGCTCTACCGCACGCCGGCCAATGTCTTCGTCGCCGGATTCATCGGGTCGCCGGCGATGAACCTGTTTGCGGTCTCCGTCGTCGACGGCGCGGTCTCGCTGGGCGGTTATCACATCGGCGTACCGAGGGAAATATCTTCAGCAGCAACGCAGCTGGTCGTCGGCATTCGACCCGAGCACCTACAGATCGCCGATCGCGGGATCGCTGTCGAGGTGGACTTCGTCGAGGAACTGGGCGCCGACACTAACCTATACGGCACGACGGTTGACCCGCAGACTTCGCAATCAGTGGTCGCCCGGGTTCCCGGTAACACCGAGGTGCGCCGCGGCGCCCGGCTGTCGCTGGGCTTCGACGTGACCGATCTGCACTTCTTCGGCGCCGACGGCGCCCGGATCGGGTGA
- a CDS encoding carbohydrate ABC transporter permease — MTGTPARHRIAGLLGVYAGLGAVTACALFPILWALSGSLKRQAEISQPMLLPAHPQWSNYVEVFARMPFWRMLFNTILYAGCVTAGQVFFCSLAGYAFARLPFTGRDTLFVLYLATLMVPLTVTVIPQFILMRVFGWTDTMWAMIIPGLFGSAFGTYLMRQFFATLPMDLEEAAILDGCSPWAIYWRILLPHAKPAVMVLAVLTWINVWNDFLWPLLMIQRKGIATLTLGLVWMQGEYVAEWPVLMAASMLMLAPLVVIYAIAQRAFVSGIAATGFGGR; from the coding sequence GTGACCGGGACACCGGCGCGGCATCGCATTGCCGGGCTGCTGGGCGTCTACGCGGGACTGGGCGCCGTCACCGCCTGCGCGTTGTTCCCGATTCTGTGGGCGCTGTCGGGCTCACTGAAGCGCCAGGCCGAGATCAGCCAGCCGATGTTGTTGCCGGCCCATCCGCAATGGTCGAACTACGTCGAAGTGTTCGCCCGAATGCCGTTCTGGCGGATGCTGTTCAACACCATTCTTTACGCGGGCTGCGTGACGGCCGGGCAGGTGTTCTTCTGTTCACTGGCTGGGTATGCCTTCGCCCGGCTGCCGTTCACCGGCCGTGACACGCTGTTCGTGCTGTATCTGGCCACGCTGATGGTGCCGTTGACGGTCACGGTGATTCCGCAGTTCATCTTGATGCGGGTGTTCGGGTGGACCGACACCATGTGGGCGATGATCATCCCCGGCCTGTTCGGCAGCGCGTTCGGCACCTATCTGATGCGGCAGTTTTTCGCCACCCTGCCCATGGATCTGGAGGAAGCCGCGATCTTGGATGGGTGCTCACCGTGGGCGATCTATTGGCGGATTCTGTTGCCGCATGCCAAACCCGCGGTGATGGTGCTGGCGGTGCTGACCTGGATCAACGTCTGGAATGACTTTCTGTGGCCGCTGCTGATGATTCAGCGCAAGGGCATCGCCACCCTGACCCTCGGATTGGTGTGGATGCAGGGGGAGTACGTCGCCGAGTGGCCGGTCCTGATGGCCGCCTCCATGCTGATGCTGGCCCCGCTGGTGGTCATCTACGCGATCGCCCAGCGGGCCTTCGTCAGTGGGATCGCGGCCACAGGCTTCGGTGGACGGTAG
- a CDS encoding carbohydrate ABC transporter permease has product MNPTRRRARAGRWFIAPNLAAVAVFMAFPLAFSLYMSFQRWDLFTSPTFVGATNYRDLFTADPLFGIAVRNTTVFTVGTVVPTVLISLVVAGLLNRKIKGIGLFRAIAFLPLAVSSVVIAVVWQFVFNTDSGLLNIMLGWFGIAPVPWLTEPHWAMASLCLVSVWKSVPFATVILLAAMQGVPDSLHEAARIDGAGEVRRFVSITVPMIRGAVWFVVVISVINAFQAFDLVYVLTGSSGGPETGTYVLAIMLFQQAFAFLDFGYASALAWVMFAVLLVLTVVQLRLSRRNAVNQ; this is encoded by the coding sequence ATGAATCCCACCCGCAGACGCGCACGTGCAGGACGCTGGTTCATCGCCCCGAACCTGGCGGCGGTCGCGGTGTTCATGGCGTTCCCGCTGGCCTTCTCGCTCTACATGAGCTTCCAGCGGTGGGATCTGTTCACCTCGCCGACCTTCGTCGGCGCCACGAACTATCGCGACCTGTTCACCGCTGACCCATTGTTCGGCATCGCGGTCCGCAATACGACGGTGTTCACCGTCGGGACTGTGGTCCCGACGGTGCTGATCAGTCTGGTCGTGGCGGGGCTGCTGAACCGGAAGATCAAGGGTATCGGCCTGTTTCGTGCGATCGCGTTTCTGCCGTTGGCGGTGTCCTCGGTGGTGATCGCGGTGGTGTGGCAGTTCGTGTTCAACACCGACAGCGGATTGCTCAACATCATGCTCGGCTGGTTCGGCATCGCACCGGTGCCGTGGCTCACCGAACCGCACTGGGCGATGGCCTCGTTGTGTCTGGTCAGCGTCTGGAAGAGCGTGCCGTTTGCGACGGTGATTCTGCTGGCAGCCATGCAGGGCGTTCCCGACTCCCTGCACGAGGCGGCCCGCATCGACGGCGCCGGCGAGGTGCGGCGCTTCGTGTCCATCACGGTGCCGATGATCCGCGGCGCCGTGTGGTTTGTGGTGGTGATCTCGGTGATCAACGCGTTCCAGGCATTCGATCTGGTGTACGTGCTCACCGGCAGCAGCGGCGGGCCGGAGACCGGTACTTACGTGTTGGCCATCATGTTGTTCCAGCAGGCCTTTGCCTTCTTGGACTTCGGGTATGCGTCCGCGCTGGCCTGGGTGATGTTTGCCGTGCTGCTGGTCCTGACCGTCGTCCAATTGCGGTTGTCACGCAGGAACGCGGTGAACCAGTGA
- a CDS encoding tellurite resistance/C4-dicarboxylate transporter family protein, whose protein sequence is MGTQTGATVPATGTREAIRTLNPGYFALVMASGMVSTAMYHQKSQWVSVLLLWVTVLSYLVLIVVSTVRVVAYRREFLADLYDSGRAFGLFTFVSATNVLGARLVIDGHSTVAVGLLVVSTLTWLVLGYLIPWTAVLGTSERPVVRRANGTWFIWVVASQSIAVLAAVLEVEVSEPWRQSLALLAVASWSVGVFLYGAAGIFVALRLLLYPLLPEDLVPQYWVAMGATAITVLAGAHIVEMAEAPMVHATRGLIAGTSVMFWAFGTWLIPPMIAAGVWRHVVHRVPLRYEAPWWSVIFPLGMYGVGSHYLGQADHLPIVYYIGSVESWIALAAWTVVFVLMLHHLAVTLGPGRSAKLTGGGSPDPGAVGAEEVQIGHVEAQRQPGAAAHLGVTGNPGDH, encoded by the coding sequence ATGGGCACCCAAACGGGGGCGACGGTGCCGGCGACCGGGACCCGCGAGGCGATCCGCACGCTCAACCCGGGCTACTTCGCGCTGGTGATGGCCAGCGGCATGGTCTCGACCGCGATGTATCACCAGAAATCCCAATGGGTTTCGGTGCTGCTGCTGTGGGTGACGGTGCTCTCCTACCTGGTGTTGATCGTGGTATCGACAGTGCGTGTCGTGGCCTACCGCCGCGAATTCCTGGCCGATCTCTATGATTCCGGGCGCGCCTTCGGTCTGTTCACATTCGTCTCGGCCACCAATGTGCTGGGAGCGCGGCTGGTCATCGACGGGCACAGCACTGTCGCGGTCGGGCTGCTGGTGGTCAGCACGCTGACCTGGCTGGTGCTGGGTTATCTGATTCCGTGGACCGCGGTGCTGGGGACCTCGGAGCGGCCGGTGGTGCGCCGGGCCAACGGCACCTGGTTCATCTGGGTGGTGGCCAGCCAGTCCATTGCGGTGCTGGCCGCGGTGCTCGAGGTGGAGGTGTCCGAACCGTGGCGTCAAAGCCTGGCGCTGCTTGCCGTGGCGTCCTGGTCGGTAGGAGTGTTCCTCTACGGCGCCGCCGGAATCTTTGTCGCGCTGCGGCTGCTGCTCTACCCGCTGCTGCCCGAAGACCTCGTCCCGCAGTACTGGGTGGCGATGGGCGCCACCGCGATCACCGTGCTGGCCGGTGCCCACATCGTCGAGATGGCCGAAGCGCCGATGGTGCACGCCACCCGCGGTCTGATCGCCGGAACGTCGGTGATGTTCTGGGCGTTCGGCACCTGGCTGATTCCGCCGATGATCGCCGCCGGCGTGTGGCGCCACGTCGTCCATCGCGTACCCCTGCGCTACGAAGCGCCCTGGTGGAGCGTGATCTTCCCGCTGGGCATGTACGGGGTGGGCAGCCACTACCTGGGGCAGGCCGACCACCTGCCGATCGTCTACTACATCGGTTCGGTCGAGAGCTGGATCGCGCTGGCCGCCTGGACCGTTGTGTTCGTCTTGATGCTGCACCACCTGGCGGTCACGCTCGGGCCCGGGCGCAGCGCCAAGCTGACGGGCGGCGGCTCACCCGATCCGGGCGCCGTCGGCGCCGAAGAAGTGCAGATCGGTCACGTCGAAGCCCAGCGACAGCCGGGCGCCGCGGCGCACCTCGGTGTTACCGGGAACCCGGGCGACCACTGA